AGGCTGTTTGATTTGATTCATATATTTTTCTGATTCGATAATCATGTCGTACATTTGCTTTGTGGGCTCCAGTGGAGATACTCCTAACTCTTCTTCTAAAACCAACTTGCATTTTCGATACCATTTCATTGCCTGTGGGCGATTGTTTTTTCGATAATAGCAATACATTAACAATCGATAGGCCTCTTCCCAAGTCCGGTCGCGCTTTAATATTTTTTCACACCAATAAATAGCTTTATCATACTCTTCTTTACGGACCATAAACTGGGCCATTTTTTCAGCGCCCCGTAAAAAGTAAACTAGCATACTCTCCCTTTTGTTTATACACCAATCATCATATCGCCGTTCAGGCAAGTATTCTCCTAGATAAAGCCTTAATCCCTTTTCTAAAAGGGGTATTACTTTTTCCTGGGATGTTTCACTTAAACCATTTTGAATCAATGTTTGAAAATGAGTTGTATCTAATTCAATTTTGGCGTGAGGATTTATTCCATAAAACATCCCTTCTCTTATAATAAAAAAAGGTGCTGCCCTTGCCTTACGAGTTGGTTCAAGTACATGCTGGAGACTATTTAATGCAACTTTAAAGTCACGGTCGGCATGTTTTATATCCTGATTAGGCCAAAGAATCTGGAGTATCTCCTCTTTGGAAATTGGTTCGTTTACTGTAAGAAAGAGCTGAAATAATTCCTTGCCTTTTTCGCGCTGCCAATCTTTTTCCCCAACTTCCTTTTCCCCAAGCCAAATTTTAAATTGTCCAAGTGTTTGAACTCTTATCGAATATCCAGGATGTGCATCCAATGCCGTGATTCCCATATCCTGAAGAATTTTTAGTGCTAATGACTTTTGAATATCTCCTTTTGTACACTGTATTAATAGTGGAACAAACATTTGTAAATCCCTTGGACTGAAAACTGACACCTTATGAAAAAAGAACTCAAAATCATTTTTTTGGACTAGATATAAGAACTTATCCATCGTTTCTCTAAACATGTCTTGTTCCTTTTCTAAATAGTAAATATATGCCAGCCAGAAACTACATAACGTTTGTCCAAAGGAATCCTCGCACTGGATAAATAACGCTCTCGTTTTTTCTAAGTAGGCTAGACCATTATTAAGCCTTTCATTATAAATGCAGGTGATACCCATACAGAGACTAATAAGTGCGGAAAGCCAGATATCTTGAACTTTTTCAGTCTCCTGTAAGGCTCTTTTCCCTGCCTCCAATGCCCTCTCATATTCTCCCCTTGTTCCATAAAGGATACAAAGTCCCATTAACGGTTCGGCTTTTCCTCTTTCTACATTGAGCCTGCTCATAATATCTAATGCAGTATTGTAGCACTGTTCCGCTAAATCTGAATCATATTTATTGAGAATTTGCACGGCATGTCCCATTCGAATCCAGCCGCACGCTTCTACAAAAGGTGCTTTTAAACTAATACCTTGTTGTATGCCTGCTTGAGCTAATTCTTTGGCTTTCAATCCTTCCCCTGTAAAGGATTCTATTAATGATAATAATAAATCTGTTTCTCTATGGGATTTGGGAAGTTCTGTCCCATTTTTACTTGATAATTCTTCTTTTTGGTGGAGAAGGAATCTTTTGGCTTCTTCAAAACGACCTGTTCTTAAATACAGCCTTGCTTCAATATTTCCATCCAATATTGATGGGCTGTACGTTTTTGCCTTTTGCAGCCATTTTTCAGCATTTGTTGATTTTCCAGAGTTTAATAGATTTTCAGAGAGCAAGTAATATAGCTTTGCCTTTTCCGCTTCTGAGCTTATACTTTTCTCTCTAGCCTCAATAGCTTCATATAATAACTTCTCAGCTTGATGAGGCTGGATGGTGTCTAAATAAATCTTCGCTTTTCCTTCTAACGCCTTGCTCATTCCGAGAAAATCGTGTCTCTTCTCAGCCTCGATATAGGTTTTATCATAACATTCCTCAGCCTCGTGATATTGGGAGCGATATCGATGGACTTCTGCTTTTAGGAACCAGAGAAGATAATAGTTTTCTAACTCAAGGACTGGAATCAATGTCAATTGATCAGACAGGCTTTTCAGCATTCCGCCTTCAAGCATTTTAATCCCATTTTCTTGTAAGATAGATGCGATTGCTTTGTAATGACTTATTTTTTTATAGTGATAGAGTGCCTCTTCCCACATCAATCTTTTTTCATAGAACCGTGCACATTTTTCATGAAGTTTAGTGTAGGTAGTTGGGTTATTCTTTAAGAAGGCATTTTCTAAGAATTCTTTAAAAAGTGCATGGTAGCGATAATGCTTTAATCCAATCTTTTGAATGAATAAGTTTCTTTCTTTTAATTGCTCGAGCATGCTAGAAGCACCTTGAATTCCAATTATTTCATCACAAAGTTCTTCCTCAAGAATATCTAGGATTGATGTTTGTTCTAAAAATTGCTGAATCATTGGAGGCTGTTTCGAAAAGACTTCCATAACTAAGTAGTCAAATAGATCTTGGAGCGAAAAGGAGGAATGTTCTAAAAGGGTTGATATATCTCCAGTTAGCGGAATCTGCTGTGCGATCATACACAATGCAATAATCCAGCCTTCTGTTAACTGATAAATACTTTCTAAATGAGCAGGCTCTATTTCTAGACCGTAGAGATCGATTAATAACAATTCCATTTCTTCAATGGTTAGCACTAAATCCTCCCGTGTAATTTCTAAAAGCTGCCCGTTCACTCTCATTTTCGTTAAATGCTTCCAGCCAGGACGGCTGCGGCTTGAGATAACCATGTGTAAATTAGAAGGAATATGCTGGAGCAATTTTTCAATCCAGCTATTAATCGTATATGAATGCTCAATTTGATGGTAATCATCCAAAATTAAGGTGATATCAGCATTAACGTCAAGAATTTCATTAATAAATAATGAACATAAATAACTTAAATCTTCTTCCCTTATGTAGCGGTCCATTGTTTCAATATACTCCTCCATATCCTGCCCGAAGTCAGGAATAACTCCTCTTATTGAATGTATGATATAGGAAAGGAACGGAAGGATGTCGTCATCCATGGATGAGATGGAGTACCAGCAGCCTGGGATATTTTCATCCCTCATAAATAAAGCAAGAGCCGTGCTTTTTCCAAAACCAGCCCCTGAATGAATAATGGTCAAAGGATATTCAGGAATT
This Neobacillus sp. YX16 DNA region includes the following protein-coding sequences:
- a CDS encoding BTAD domain-containing putative transcriptional regulator, which codes for MKLPIIQTKLRIPVVKDEFIRRAKLTRKIKKIPEYPLTIIHSGAGFGKSTALALFMRDENIPGCWYSISSMDDDILPFLSYIIHSIRGVIPDFGQDMEEYIETMDRYIREEDLSYLCSLFINEILDVNADITLILDDYHQIEHSYTINSWIEKLLQHIPSNLHMVISSRSRPGWKHLTKMRVNGQLLEITREDLVLTIEEMELLLIDLYGLEIEPAHLESIYQLTEGWIIALCMIAQQIPLTGDISTLLEHSSFSLQDLFDYLVMEVFSKQPPMIQQFLEQTSILDILEEELCDEIIGIQGASSMLEQLKERNLFIQKIGLKHYRYHALFKEFLENAFLKNNPTTYTKLHEKCARFYEKRLMWEEALYHYKKISHYKAIASILQENGIKMLEGGMLKSLSDQLTLIPVLELENYYLLWFLKAEVHRYRSQYHEAEECYDKTYIEAEKRHDFLGMSKALEGKAKIYLDTIQPHQAEKLLYEAIEAREKSISSEAEKAKLYYLLSENLLNSGKSTNAEKWLQKAKTYSPSILDGNIEARLYLRTGRFEEAKRFLLHQKEELSSKNGTELPKSHRETDLLLSLIESFTGEGLKAKELAQAGIQQGISLKAPFVEACGWIRMGHAVQILNKYDSDLAEQCYNTALDIMSRLNVERGKAEPLMGLCILYGTRGEYERALEAGKRALQETEKVQDIWLSALISLCMGITCIYNERLNNGLAYLEKTRALFIQCEDSFGQTLCSFWLAYIYYLEKEQDMFRETMDKFLYLVQKNDFEFFFHKVSVFSPRDLQMFVPLLIQCTKGDIQKSLALKILQDMGITALDAHPGYSIRVQTLGQFKIWLGEKEVGEKDWQREKGKELFQLFLTVNEPISKEEILQILWPNQDIKHADRDFKVALNSLQHVLEPTRKARAAPFFIIREGMFYGINPHAKIELDTTHFQTLIQNGLSETSQEKVIPLLEKGLRLYLGEYLPERRYDDWCINKRESMLVYFLRGAEKMAQFMVRKEEYDKAIYWCEKILKRDRTWEEAYRLLMYCYYRKNNRPQAMKWYRKCKLVLEEELGVSPLEPTKQMYDMIIESEKYMNQIKQP